Genomic DNA from Fimbriimonas ginsengisoli Gsoil 348:
CGGTCCCTCAACAACACCGCGGACAGCGCCTATATCAAGTGCGCCAAGATCTGCGGCCAGACATCGGGCGACTACCACCCGCACGGCGAAGCGGTCATCTATCCGACCCTCGTCCGCATGGCTCAGCCATGGTCGATGCGGTACCCGCTGATCGACGGGCAGGGAAACTTCGGTAGCGTAGACGGGGACTCGCCGGCGGCGATGCGATATACCGAGGCGCGCCTTACTCCGCTCTCGATGGAGCTGATGGAGGACCTCGACCGGGAGACGGTCGACTGGGCGGACAACTATGCCTCTACGCTTCTCGAGCCGACGGTTTTGCCCGGCCGATTCCCGAACCTTCTCTGCAACGGTTCTCAGGGCATCGCGGTCGGCATGGCGACCAACTTGCCGCCTCACAACCTGACCGAGGTTTGCAACGCGCTGATCCTTCGGCTCGACGAGCCGGAGTGCACTTTGGACCAGGTAATGGAAGTGCTTCCGGGGCCAGACTTCCCCACTTACGGTCTCATCATGGGGACCAAGGGGATTCGGAGCGCTTACGAGACGGGGCGCGGCTCGATCGTCCTCCAAGCGAAGACCCACATCGATCCGGGCGAAAGCGGCAAGTCCGTCATCGTGGTGACCGAGCTGCCGTATCAGGTGAACAAAGAGAACTTAGTCAAGGCGATCGCGCAGATCGCGAAGGATCGGAAGTTCGACGGCATCCTTAACGTTCAGGACTACTCGGATAAGCGCGGCATGCGCGTCGAGATCGAGATCCGCCGGGACGTGAACCCGAACCGGGCGCTGAATTACCTTCTCAAGCACACGAATCTGCGGACCACATTTGGCGTGATCGCGCTCAGCCTGGTGGACTTGGCGCCGCGAACGTGCCCCATCATTACGGCGCTGGACGAGTACATCCGGCACCGCCGAAACGTTATCGAGCGGCGGACCCGGTTCGAGCTGTTCCGAGCGCTCGAAGAGCTGCACATCAACGAGGGATATCAGATCGCGCGGTCGAACCTCGACGAGGTGATTGCCCTCATCCGAGCCAGCCAAGACACCGCCGCCGCCCGCGTGGGACTTATCCGGACGTTCGGGATGAGCCCGGTGCAGGCTAACGCGGTGCTGAACATGCAGCTCCGTCAGCTCACTCGGCTTTCGCAGCACGAACTCGAGGACCGGTTCAAGGATGTCGCTCGAAGGGTTCAGAACCTTCTCGACATTCTCAACGACACCGAGCGGCTCATGAAGGTGATGCGCGACGAGATCGTGGCTTTGCGCGACAAACACGGCGACGACCGGCGGACCAAGATCGTGGCCCGCGAAGCGGGCGAATTCTCGCCCGAGGACCTGATCCCCGAGGAAGAGGCGATCATCTCCATCTCGCGCGACGGCTACATCAAGCGAGTTTCGGTCGACGCTTACCGCCAACAAAAGCGCGGCGGAAAGGGTGTGAACAACACGATGAAGGCGGAGGATGAGCCGGCTCACCTGTTCCAGGTGAACACGCACCACACCATTCTCTTTTTCACCGACCGCGGCCGCGTTTACCGGTTGAAGGCGTACGAGATCCCGGAGAGCGGACGCTACGCCCGCGGCATGCCGGTCATCAACTACATCAACATCGTGGGCGGCGAGCGGGTTACGGCTACGATTTCGGTCAAGGACCTGAACATCGACGGATACCTAACGATGATCACCCGAGGTACCGGCGAGAAGCGGCATGCGGAGATCAAGCGAACGTCGCTCCGCGACTTCGCCAACATCCGAAACAACGGCCTTATCGCCTTCGATATCGAGGAAGGGGACGAGCTCGGCTGGGCTCTGAAGACCCGCGGCAACGACGACGTGATCCTGATCACCCGGGAGGGACAAAGCATCCGGTTCAACGAGCAAGATGCCACTTCTCGCTCCCGCGCTGCGGGCGGCGTCCGAGCGATCTCGTTCAAAGAGGATAACCGCGAGGACCGAGTAGTCAGCGCGGCGATGGTGGACGAGAACATGACTCTGCTCGTAGTCGGAGAACACGGTTACGGCAAGCGAACCCCGCTCTCCGATTACCGAGTTCAAGGACGCGGCGGCAGCGGCATCCTCACGATGAACTGCACCGAGAAGACGGGCAAGATCATCGGCGCGGAAGTGGTGGAAGAAGACGACCGGCTGTTGGTCATGACCAACAAGGGTAAGGGGATTCGGATGAAGGTGAAGGAGATCCGCACCACCGCTCGCGTCGCCCAGGGCGTCAAGTTGGTCAACCTCGCCGCCGGAGACTCCGTCTCCAGCATCGCCCGCATCGTCAAGGGGACCGACGACGGCGACCTAGACATCGAAGCCTCCGGCGAAGAAGCGGTAATCGAAGAGTAAATTCCGGAGCCCCCTCCTCTTGCCGTTGGGGCTGT
This window encodes:
- the gyrA gene encoding DNA gyrase subunit A produces the protein MAENPNFSIVNVDEELGRSYVNYAMSVIIARALPDVRDGLKPVQRRILYAMRSLNNTADSAYIKCAKICGQTSGDYHPHGEAVIYPTLVRMAQPWSMRYPLIDGQGNFGSVDGDSPAAMRYTEARLTPLSMELMEDLDRETVDWADNYASTLLEPTVLPGRFPNLLCNGSQGIAVGMATNLPPHNLTEVCNALILRLDEPECTLDQVMEVLPGPDFPTYGLIMGTKGIRSAYETGRGSIVLQAKTHIDPGESGKSVIVVTELPYQVNKENLVKAIAQIAKDRKFDGILNVQDYSDKRGMRVEIEIRRDVNPNRALNYLLKHTNLRTTFGVIALSLVDLAPRTCPIITALDEYIRHRRNVIERRTRFELFRALEELHINEGYQIARSNLDEVIALIRASQDTAAARVGLIRTFGMSPVQANAVLNMQLRQLTRLSQHELEDRFKDVARRVQNLLDILNDTERLMKVMRDEIVALRDKHGDDRRTKIVAREAGEFSPEDLIPEEEAIISISRDGYIKRVSVDAYRQQKRGGKGVNNTMKAEDEPAHLFQVNTHHTILFFTDRGRVYRLKAYEIPESGRYARGMPVINYINIVGGERVTATISVKDLNIDGYLTMITRGTGEKRHAEIKRTSLRDFANIRNNGLIAFDIEEGDELGWALKTRGNDDVILITREGQSIRFNEQDATSRSRAAGGVRAISFKEDNREDRVVSAAMVDENMTLLVVGEHGYGKRTPLSDYRVQGRGGSGILTMNCTEKTGKIIGAEVVEEDDRLLVMTNKGKGIRMKVKEIRTTARVAQGVKLVNLAAGDSVSSIARIVKGTDDGDLDIEASGEEAVIEE